One stretch of Sander vitreus isolate 19-12246 chromosome 16, sanVit1, whole genome shotgun sequence DNA includes these proteins:
- the LOC144531599 gene encoding tripartite motif-containing protein 16-like, whose amino-acid sequence MAQRGIQLDQITFFCSICVDLLKDPMTIPCGHSYCMKCIKSHWDEEDVKYSYSCPQCRKTFTLRPDLLKSTMLPDLVEELKKTGLQAAPADHCYAGAKDVACDFCTGRKLKAHKSCLQCLASFCENHLQRHYDVAQLKKHKLVEPSKKLQENVCSRHDEVMKMFCRTDQQLICYLCSVEEHKGHDVTAAVSEVRDKLQDVLREKWTNISLTGTEVDVLLRQPEPKTRDGFLKYLREITLDPNTVNTQLLLSEGNRKATVMSQKQFYSSHPDRFTNWYQVLSRESLTGRCYWEVKRRGGGGVYVAVAYKNISRGGESNECRFGLNEKSWALHYNNNSYTFWSNRVQTHVSGPLSSRVGMYLDHSAGILDFYSVSETMTLLHRVQTTFTQPLYAGLRFYCCGDYLYYPGASAELCKLK is encoded by the coding sequence ATGGCGCAGAGAGGAATTCAGCTAGACCAGATAACCTTCTTTTGTTCCATCTGTGTGGATCTACTGAAGGATCCGATGACTATTCCCTGTGGACACAGCTACTGCATGAAGTGTATTAAAAGCCACTGGGATGAAGAGGATGTTAAGTACAGCTACAGCTGTCCTCAGTGCAGGAAGACGTTCACACTGAGGCCTGACCTGCTGAAAAGCACCATGTTACCAGATTTAgtggaggagctgaagaagaCTGGACTCCAAGCTGCTCCTGCTGATCACTGCTATGCTGGAGCTAAAGATGTGGCCTGTGATTTCTGCACCGGGAGAAAACTCAAAGCACACAAGTCCTGTCTGCAATGTCTGGCTTCTTTCTGTGAGAATCACCTTCAACGTCATTACGATGTAGCTCAGTTAAAGAAACACAAGCTGGTGGAGCCGTCCAAGAAGCTCCAGGAGAACGTCTGCTCTCGTCATGATGAGGTGATGAAGATGTTCTGCCGGACTGATCAGCAGCTTATCTGTTATCTCTGCTCTGTGGAGGAACATAAAGGCCACGACGTGACAGCGGCCGTGTCAGAAGTCAGAGATAAACTACAGGACGTCCTGAGAGAGAAGTGGACAAACATCTCACTGACAGGGACTGAAGTGGACGTTTTACTGCGACAACCAGAGCCCAAGACCAGAGATGGATTCTTAAAATATTTACGGGAAATCACACTGGATccaaacacagtaaacacacagctgttatTATCTGAGGGGAACAGGAAAGCAACAGTAATGAGTCAAAAACAGTTTTATTCTAGTCACCCAGACAGATTCACTAACTGGTATCAGGTCCTGAGTAGAGAGAGTCTGACTGGACGTTGTTACTGGGAggtgaagaggagaggaggaggaggagtttaTGTAGCAGTTGCATACAAGAATATCAGCAGAGGAGGGGAGTCGAATGAATGTAGATTTGGACTAAATGAGAAATCTTGGGCGTTACATTATAACAACAACAGTTATACATTTTGGTCCAACAGAGTCCAAACTCATGTCTCAGGTCCTCTGTCCTCCAGAGTAGGAATGTACCTGGATCACAGTGCAGGTATTCTGGACTTCTACAGCGTCTCTGAAACCATGACTCTCCTCCACAGAGTCCAgaccacattcactcagccgCTCTATGCTGGACTAAGGTTTTATTGTTGTGGAGATTATCTTTATTATCCTGGAGCCTCTGCTGAGTTGTGTAAACTGAAATAG